One Rattus norvegicus strain BN/NHsdMcwi chromosome 20, GRCr8, whole genome shotgun sequence DNA segment encodes these proteins:
- the Tbata gene encoding protein TBATA isoform X1 has translation MEQATQGAAQQRLPRNRGRRTWLSIFPAHLHSTKGPPSSQGQQEKEVQKATSPKTEPQPEKKPEQVPRSHGDVGFQKEPVVPGIVDFELIHEDLKTTKPPTLQPTPGAYRFGRLSHHSFFSRHHPQAQRVTHIQVTGRGGPGALPAPHQPPGAPWVQPTDLTPSADIAGKPICMVRDEFSLAALTQPSFLTPCVMGMPTVSVPIGDPQSNRKPRLSTSATWRKNLKDLASRVTFFTKEIASTTNEQKDEPPMKDPSPREQGAKYSAETGRLIPAYSHALTRRNRQAQRGHTSGKGGGVQASILQDQELLGGLTAPGVKFSGPVGRGPRAGFLGLHLLPPVPPPPLHSYRQHRQPGLGSPPSTSKKQTEHILPLLDPRPQKKPPAKKAARDGDSQLLHWMEPLTKHLAETTQSGQQAANSESPTSWQTFPDSWSSRVGRPLGYPKSPPKTSQHAGLDPGASLSDSTNRFSKGYPVLAALRSAKRKRFGFGASADGLGSAHPPASPLHPSREAVAPTSRASRPSSRDTTGNLQSIPEEDENTTSIQDRQTRVHGQSPSPPSTSDREPRGENDQAQGLKLRSIAESTETSE, from the exons ATGGAACAGGCTACTCAGGGGGCCGCCCAGCAACGTCTTCCCAGGAATCGGGGGAGGCGCACCTGGCTTAGCATATTCCCAGCCCACCTCCACTCCACCAAGGGACCTCCCTCCAGCCAGGGCCAGCAAGAGAAGGAAGTGCAGAAAGCCACCAG TCCAAAGACAGAGCCCCAGCCTGAGAAGAAGCCGGAGCAAGTTCCAAGGAGCCACGGGGATGTTGGGTTCCAGAAAGAGCCTGTGGTCCCAGGCATTGTGGATTTCGAGCTGATCCACGAGGACCTGAAGACCACAAAGCCCCCAACACTGCAACCAACACCCGGTGCCTACCGCTTTGGACGCCTCAGCCATCATTCCTTCTTCTCGAGGCATCACCCGCAAGCACAGCGAGTGACTCATATCCAAG TTACAGGAAGAGGAGGACCTGGAGCACTCCCCGCCCCTCACCAGCCCCCTGGAGCTCCTTGGGTCCAGCCCACAGATCTCACTCCCTCTGCAGATATCGCTGGCAAGCCCATCTGCATGGTCAGGGACGAGTTCTCTCTGGCGGCCTTGACTCAGCCCTCATTCTTAACCCCCTGTGTGATGGGGATGCCTACCGTCTCTGTTCCCATTGGGGATCCACAGTCCAATCGGAAGCCCCGGCTTTCTACTTCCG CCACCTGGAGGAAGAATTTAAAGGACCTGGCCTCCCGAGTGACTTTCTTCACTAAGGAAATCGCGTCAACAACCAATGAG CAGAAGGACGAGCCTCCTATGAAGGATCCTTCTCCGAGAGAGCAGGGGGCCAAGTACTCAGCTGAGACTGGTAGGCTTATCCCTGCTTACAGCCATGCCCTCACCCGCCGAAATCGCCAGGCCCAGCGGGGCCACACTTCTGGCAAAGGTGGAGGAGTCCAAGCCTCCATTCTGCAGGACCAGGAACTGCTG GGCGGCCTCACCGCACCTGGAGTTAAGTTCTCAGGTCCCGTGGGGAGGGGGCCCAGGGCAG GATTCCTAGGGCTCCACCTCCTACCTCCGGtaccccctccacccctccataGCTACAGACAACACCGGCAACCTGGCCTAGGAAGTCCCCCGAGCACATCCAAGAAACAGACGGAACATATCCTGCCACTACTTGACCCGAGGCCACAGAAAAAGCCACCGGCAAAGAAAGCAGCTAGGGATGGAGATTCCCAGCTGCTCCACTGGATGGAACCCCTCACTAAGCATTTGGCAGAAACCACCCAATCTGGCCAGCAGGCTGCCAACAGCGAGTCCCCTACCTCCTGGCAAACATTTCCAGATTCTTGGAGCTCCAGGGTGGGGAGGCCCTTGGGGTACCCCAAGTCACCACCCAAAACATCCCAGCATGCAGGACTCG ATCCTGGAGCTTCTTTGTCAGATTCTACAAACAGATTCTCTAAGGGCTATCCAGTTCTGGCTGCTCTACGCTCCGCCAAAAG AAAAAGATTTGGCTTTGGGGCTTCTGCAGACGGCCTTGGCTCAGCTCATCCCCCAGCCTCTCCCCTCCATCCCAGCAGAGAAGCTGTGGCACCAACTTCAAGAGCTTCAAGACCCTCCTCAAGAGATACAACAGGCAACCTACAG
- the Tbata gene encoding protein TBATA isoform X14 yields the protein MEQATQGAAQQRLPRNRGRRTWLSIFPAHLHSTKGPPSSQGQQEKEVQKATSPKTEPQPEKKPEQVPRSHGDVGFQKEPVVPGIVDFELIHEDLKTTKPPTLQPTPGAYRFGRLSHHSFFSRHHPQAQRVTHIQVTGRGGPGALPAPHQPPGAPWVQPTDLTPSADIAGKPICMVRDEFSLAALTQPSFLTPCVMGMPTVSVPIGDPQSNRKPRLSTSATWRKNLKDLASRVTFFTKEIASTTNEQKDEPPMKDPSPREQGAKYSAETGRLIPAYSHALTRRNRQAQRGHTSGKGGGVQASILQDQELLGGLTAPGVKFSGPVGRGPRAATDNTGNLA from the exons ATGGAACAGGCTACTCAGGGGGCCGCCCAGCAACGTCTTCCCAGGAATCGGGGGAGGCGCACCTGGCTTAGCATATTCCCAGCCCACCTCCACTCCACCAAGGGACCTCCCTCCAGCCAGGGCCAGCAAGAGAAGGAAGTGCAGAAAGCCACCAG TCCAAAGACAGAGCCCCAGCCTGAGAAGAAGCCGGAGCAAGTTCCAAGGAGCCACGGGGATGTTGGGTTCCAGAAAGAGCCTGTGGTCCCAGGCATTGTGGATTTCGAGCTGATCCACGAGGACCTGAAGACCACAAAGCCCCCAACACTGCAACCAACACCCGGTGCCTACCGCTTTGGACGCCTCAGCCATCATTCCTTCTTCTCGAGGCATCACCCGCAAGCACAGCGAGTGACTCATATCCAAG TTACAGGAAGAGGAGGACCTGGAGCACTCCCCGCCCCTCACCAGCCCCCTGGAGCTCCTTGGGTCCAGCCCACAGATCTCACTCCCTCTGCAGATATCGCTGGCAAGCCCATCTGCATGGTCAGGGACGAGTTCTCTCTGGCGGCCTTGACTCAGCCCTCATTCTTAACCCCCTGTGTGATGGGGATGCCTACCGTCTCTGTTCCCATTGGGGATCCACAGTCCAATCGGAAGCCCCGGCTTTCTACTTCCG CCACCTGGAGGAAGAATTTAAAGGACCTGGCCTCCCGAGTGACTTTCTTCACTAAGGAAATCGCGTCAACAACCAATGAG CAGAAGGACGAGCCTCCTATGAAGGATCCTTCTCCGAGAGAGCAGGGGGCCAAGTACTCAGCTGAGACTGGTAGGCTTATCCCTGCTTACAGCCATGCCCTCACCCGCCGAAATCGCCAGGCCCAGCGGGGCCACACTTCTGGCAAAGGTGGAGGAGTCCAAGCCTCCATTCTGCAGGACCAGGAACTGCTG GGCGGCCTCACCGCACCTGGAGTTAAGTTCTCAGGTCCCGTGGGGAGGGGGCCCAGGGCAG CTACAGACAACACCGGCAACCTGGCCTAG
- the Tbata gene encoding protein TBATA isoform X16 — protein sequence MEQATQGAAQQRLPRNRGRRTWLSIFPAHLHSTKGPPSSQGQQEKEVQKATSPKTEPQPEKKPEQVPRSHGDVGFQKEPVVPGIVDFELIHEDLKTTKPPTLQPTPGAYRFGRLSHHSFFSRHHPQAQRVTHIQDIAGKPICMVRDEFSLAALTQPSFLTPCVMGMPTVSVPIGDPQSNRKPRLSTSATWRKNLKDLASRVTFFTKEIASTTNEQKDEPPMKDPSPREQGAKYSAETGRLIPAYSHALTRRNRQAQRGHTSGKGGGVQASILQDQELLVSPYSGGRDCNGLSLQVPRPSEPAPCLWEASSEKPPKTVRPERPCPRIQLPGL from the exons ATGGAACAGGCTACTCAGGGGGCCGCCCAGCAACGTCTTCCCAGGAATCGGGGGAGGCGCACCTGGCTTAGCATATTCCCAGCCCACCTCCACTCCACCAAGGGACCTCCCTCCAGCCAGGGCCAGCAAGAGAAGGAAGTGCAGAAAGCCACCAG TCCAAAGACAGAGCCCCAGCCTGAGAAGAAGCCGGAGCAAGTTCCAAGGAGCCACGGGGATGTTGGGTTCCAGAAAGAGCCTGTGGTCCCAGGCATTGTGGATTTCGAGCTGATCCACGAGGACCTGAAGACCACAAAGCCCCCAACACTGCAACCAACACCCGGTGCCTACCGCTTTGGACGCCTCAGCCATCATTCCTTCTTCTCGAGGCATCACCCGCAAGCACAGCGAGTGACTCATATCCAAG ATATCGCTGGCAAGCCCATCTGCATGGTCAGGGACGAGTTCTCTCTGGCGGCCTTGACTCAGCCCTCATTCTTAACCCCCTGTGTGATGGGGATGCCTACCGTCTCTGTTCCCATTGGGGATCCACAGTCCAATCGGAAGCCCCGGCTTTCTACTTCCG CCACCTGGAGGAAGAATTTAAAGGACCTGGCCTCCCGAGTGACTTTCTTCACTAAGGAAATCGCGTCAACAACCAATGAG CAGAAGGACGAGCCTCCTATGAAGGATCCTTCTCCGAGAGAGCAGGGGGCCAAGTACTCAGCTGAGACTGGTAGGCTTATCCCTGCTTACAGCCATGCCCTCACCCGCCGAAATCGCCAGGCCCAGCGGGGCCACACTTCTGGCAAAGGTGGAGGAGTCCAAGCCTCCATTCTGCAGGACCAGGAACTGCTGGTAAGCCCCTACTCTGGAGGCAGGGACTGCAATGGTCTCAGCCTCCAGGTTCCCAGGCCTTCCGAGCCAGCACCCTGTCTGTGGGAGGCTTCTTCAGAGAAGCCTCCTAAGACGGTAAGACCAGAAAGACCCTGTCCCAGGATTCAGCTTCCTGGGCTCTGA
- the Tbata gene encoding protein TBATA isoform X2, translating into MEQATQGAAQQRLPRNRGRRTWLSIFPAHLHSTKGPPSSQGQQEKEVQKATSPKTEPQPEKKPEQVPRSHGDVGFQKEPVVPGIVDFELIHEDLKTTKPPTLQPTPGAYRFGRLSHHSFFSRHHPQAQRVTHIQVTGRGGPGALPAPHQPPGAPWVQPTDLTPSADIAGKPICMVRDEFSLAALTQPSFLTPCVMGMPTVSVPIGDPQSNRKPRLSTSATWRKNLKDLASRVTFFTKEIASTTNEKDEPPMKDPSPREQGAKYSAETGRLIPAYSHALTRRNRQAQRGHTSGKGGGVQASILQDQELLGGLTAPGVKFSGPVGRGPRAGFLGLHLLPPVPPPPLHSYRQHRQPGLGSPPSTSKKQTEHILPLLDPRPQKKPPAKKAARDGDSQLLHWMEPLTKHLAETTQSGQQAANSESPTSWQTFPDSWSSRVGRPLGYPKSPPKTSQHAGLDPGASLSDSTNRFSKGYPVLAALRSAKRKRFGFGASADGLGSAHPPASPLHPSREAVAPTSRASRPSSRDTTGNLQSIPEEDENTTSIQDRQTRVHGQSPSPPSTSDREPRGENDQAQGLKLRSIAESTETSE; encoded by the exons ATGGAACAGGCTACTCAGGGGGCCGCCCAGCAACGTCTTCCCAGGAATCGGGGGAGGCGCACCTGGCTTAGCATATTCCCAGCCCACCTCCACTCCACCAAGGGACCTCCCTCCAGCCAGGGCCAGCAAGAGAAGGAAGTGCAGAAAGCCACCAG TCCAAAGACAGAGCCCCAGCCTGAGAAGAAGCCGGAGCAAGTTCCAAGGAGCCACGGGGATGTTGGGTTCCAGAAAGAGCCTGTGGTCCCAGGCATTGTGGATTTCGAGCTGATCCACGAGGACCTGAAGACCACAAAGCCCCCAACACTGCAACCAACACCCGGTGCCTACCGCTTTGGACGCCTCAGCCATCATTCCTTCTTCTCGAGGCATCACCCGCAAGCACAGCGAGTGACTCATATCCAAG TTACAGGAAGAGGAGGACCTGGAGCACTCCCCGCCCCTCACCAGCCCCCTGGAGCTCCTTGGGTCCAGCCCACAGATCTCACTCCCTCTGCAGATATCGCTGGCAAGCCCATCTGCATGGTCAGGGACGAGTTCTCTCTGGCGGCCTTGACTCAGCCCTCATTCTTAACCCCCTGTGTGATGGGGATGCCTACCGTCTCTGTTCCCATTGGGGATCCACAGTCCAATCGGAAGCCCCGGCTTTCTACTTCCG CCACCTGGAGGAAGAATTTAAAGGACCTGGCCTCCCGAGTGACTTTCTTCACTAAGGAAATCGCGTCAACAACCAATGAG AAGGACGAGCCTCCTATGAAGGATCCTTCTCCGAGAGAGCAGGGGGCCAAGTACTCAGCTGAGACTGGTAGGCTTATCCCTGCTTACAGCCATGCCCTCACCCGCCGAAATCGCCAGGCCCAGCGGGGCCACACTTCTGGCAAAGGTGGAGGAGTCCAAGCCTCCATTCTGCAGGACCAGGAACTGCTG GGCGGCCTCACCGCACCTGGAGTTAAGTTCTCAGGTCCCGTGGGGAGGGGGCCCAGGGCAG GATTCCTAGGGCTCCACCTCCTACCTCCGGtaccccctccacccctccataGCTACAGACAACACCGGCAACCTGGCCTAGGAAGTCCCCCGAGCACATCCAAGAAACAGACGGAACATATCCTGCCACTACTTGACCCGAGGCCACAGAAAAAGCCACCGGCAAAGAAAGCAGCTAGGGATGGAGATTCCCAGCTGCTCCACTGGATGGAACCCCTCACTAAGCATTTGGCAGAAACCACCCAATCTGGCCAGCAGGCTGCCAACAGCGAGTCCCCTACCTCCTGGCAAACATTTCCAGATTCTTGGAGCTCCAGGGTGGGGAGGCCCTTGGGGTACCCCAAGTCACCACCCAAAACATCCCAGCATGCAGGACTCG ATCCTGGAGCTTCTTTGTCAGATTCTACAAACAGATTCTCTAAGGGCTATCCAGTTCTGGCTGCTCTACGCTCCGCCAAAAG AAAAAGATTTGGCTTTGGGGCTTCTGCAGACGGCCTTGGCTCAGCTCATCCCCCAGCCTCTCCCCTCCATCCCAGCAGAGAAGCTGTGGCACCAACTTCAAGAGCTTCAAGACCCTCCTCAAGAGATACAACAGGCAACCTACAG
- the Tbata gene encoding protein TBATA isoform X15, with the protein MEQATQGAAQQRLPRNRGRRTWLSIFPAHLHSTKGPPSSQGQQEKEVQKATSPKTEPQPEKKPEQVPRSHGDVGFQKEPVVPGIVDFELIHEDLKTTKPPTLQPTPGAYRFGRLSHHSFFSRHHPQAQRVTHIQVTGRGGPGALPAPHQPPGAPWVQPTDLTPSADIAGKPICMVRDEFSLAALTQPSFLTPCVMGMPTVSVPIGDPQSNRKPRLSTSATWRKNLKDLASRVTFFTKEIASTTNEQKDEPPMKDPSPREQGAKYSAETGRLIPAYSHALTRRNRQAQRGHTSGKGGGVQASILQDQELLLQTTPATWPRKSPEHIQETDGTYPATT; encoded by the exons ATGGAACAGGCTACTCAGGGGGCCGCCCAGCAACGTCTTCCCAGGAATCGGGGGAGGCGCACCTGGCTTAGCATATTCCCAGCCCACCTCCACTCCACCAAGGGACCTCCCTCCAGCCAGGGCCAGCAAGAGAAGGAAGTGCAGAAAGCCACCAG TCCAAAGACAGAGCCCCAGCCTGAGAAGAAGCCGGAGCAAGTTCCAAGGAGCCACGGGGATGTTGGGTTCCAGAAAGAGCCTGTGGTCCCAGGCATTGTGGATTTCGAGCTGATCCACGAGGACCTGAAGACCACAAAGCCCCCAACACTGCAACCAACACCCGGTGCCTACCGCTTTGGACGCCTCAGCCATCATTCCTTCTTCTCGAGGCATCACCCGCAAGCACAGCGAGTGACTCATATCCAAG TTACAGGAAGAGGAGGACCTGGAGCACTCCCCGCCCCTCACCAGCCCCCTGGAGCTCCTTGGGTCCAGCCCACAGATCTCACTCCCTCTGCAGATATCGCTGGCAAGCCCATCTGCATGGTCAGGGACGAGTTCTCTCTGGCGGCCTTGACTCAGCCCTCATTCTTAACCCCCTGTGTGATGGGGATGCCTACCGTCTCTGTTCCCATTGGGGATCCACAGTCCAATCGGAAGCCCCGGCTTTCTACTTCCG CCACCTGGAGGAAGAATTTAAAGGACCTGGCCTCCCGAGTGACTTTCTTCACTAAGGAAATCGCGTCAACAACCAATGAG CAGAAGGACGAGCCTCCTATGAAGGATCCTTCTCCGAGAGAGCAGGGGGCCAAGTACTCAGCTGAGACTGGTAGGCTTATCCCTGCTTACAGCCATGCCCTCACCCGCCGAAATCGCCAGGCCCAGCGGGGCCACACTTCTGGCAAAGGTGGAGGAGTCCAAGCCTCCATTCTGCAGGACCAGGAACTGCTG CTACAGACAACACCGGCAACCTGGCCTAGGAAGTCCCCCGAGCACATCCAAGAAACAGACGGAACATATCCTGCCACTACTTGA